A stretch of Lachancea thermotolerans CBS 6340 chromosome D complete sequence DNA encodes these proteins:
- the COX10 gene encoding protoheme IX farnesyltransferase (similar to uniprot|P21592 Saccharomyces cerevisiae YPL172C COX10 Heme A:farnesyltransferase catalyzes the first step in the conversion of protoheme to the heme A prosthetic group required for cytochrome c oxidase activity human ortholog is associated with mitochondrial disorders) — protein MTPVNVANVLLLKTVFARSVSSSYLSTSGVRRFSLYYRHYSTDNRRKRTSVPLNTSPIEFSPNISADKVKDSGVTIADSARKALSCTDDTSAPAHAPFNVKSVDPEERKRLRAHTKVGNKIATEKLIKTYIQLSKPRLTVLVMLSCICSYALSPFPATVLELLSLTAGTALCSSSANAINMGREPDFDRRMVRTQARPVVRGLLTPGQAYKFAAVAGTLGVSILYCGVNTTVAVLGATNIALYAWIYTSLKRKHIINTWVGALVGAIPPLMGWCAASPLSHPGGWCLAGFLYAWQFPHFNTLSHNIRSEYKDAGYVMTCWKNPKLNARVAFRYSLLMFPLCFGLSYFDVTDWYYQLDSAVVNAWLSFWACKFWWQQRINYSAKVLKDRVKFNKGIALANVYARKTFWVSVLHLPAVLILAILHKKGRWDWLFEKENDKKLRV, from the coding sequence ATGACACCCGTAAACGTGGCGAATGTGCTGCTGCTaaaaactgtttttgcGCGATCAGTTTCAAGCAGTTATTTGAGTACTAGCGGCGTGAGGCGGTTCAGCCTGTATTACCGACACTACAGCACCGATAACAGGCGGAAGAGAACCTCGGTCCCACTGAACACCTCGCCTATTGAATTTTCACCTAATATATCTGCtgacaaagtcaaagatTCAGGTGTCACAATTGCCGACTCAGCCCGTAAGGCACTCAGCTGTACAGACGACACATCTGCCCCGGCCCACGCACCTTTTAATGTCAAAAGCGTTGACCCTGAAGAAAGAAAGAGGCTTCGTGCGCACACGAAAGTCGGAAACAAGATAGCCACGGAAAAGCTAATCAAAACATACATCCAATTATCTAAGCCCAGGCTGACAGTTTTGGTAATGCTCAGCTGCATATGTTCTTACGCGTTAAGCCCGTTTCCTGCTACGGTACTGGAACTTCTGTCGCTGACCGCTGGTACTGCGTtgtgttcttcttccgcCAATGCCATAAATATGGGAAGGGAACCAGATTTTGATCGACGCATGGTTCGCACGCAGGCACGGCCCGTGGTTCGCGGGTTGTTAACTCCGGGCCAAGCGTACAAgtttgctgctgttgcagGAACGTTGGGTGTCTCAATCTTATACTGTGGGGTGAACACAACTGTTGCAGTACTGGGGGCAACAAATATTGCGCTATATGCGTGGATCTACACTTCCCTAAAAAGAAAACACATTATCAACACATGGGTTGGCGCTCTTGTTGGTGCGATTCCCCCTCTTATGGGATGGTGCGCTGCCAGTCCCCTCAGTCACCCAGGTGGCTGGTGTCTGGCTGGCTTTTTATACGCATGGCAGTTCCCACACTTCAATACTTTGAGCCACAACATCAGGAGTGAGTACAAAGACGCAGGATACGTAATGACATGCTGGAAAAACCCTAAATTAAATGCAAGGGTTGCTTTCAGGTACTCTCTTCTAATGTTTCCATTATGTTTCGGCCTCTCTTATTTTGATGTGACTGATTGGTATTATCAGCTGGACTCAGCTGTCGTCAACGCATGGTTGTCGTTTTGGGCTTGCAAATTTTGGTGGCAACAAAGGATCAACTACTCTGCCAAAGTTCTTAAGGATAGGGTCAAATTTAATAAAGGAATCGCACTTGCTAATGTTTACGCAAGGAAGACGTTTTGGGTAAGTGTCTTACACCTTCCGGCTGTCTTGATATTAGCGATTCTTCACAAGAAAGGCAGATGGGACTGGCTGTTCGAGAAGGAAAACGATAAAAAACTACGTGTATAA
- the RPN8 gene encoding proteasome regulatory particle lid subunit RPN8 (highly similar to uniprot|Q6Q5I7 Saccharomyces cerevisiae YOR261C): protein MSMKGSQIKGGKLTIKLGTFEYNSPGGSQAHNRASGIMSLNHDSVTVAPLVLLSVLDHYRRINTPQGKRCVGVILGDSSSSTVRVTNSFALPFEEDEKNPDVWFLDHNYIESMNEMCKKINAKEKLVGWYHSGPKLKSADLKINDVFKKYTSSNPLLLIVDVKQESVGLPTTAYMAVEQVKDDGTSTEKTFLHLPSSIEAEEAEEIGVEHLLRDVRDQAAGGLSIKLTNQLKSLQGLQTKLSGIASYLTKVSEGQLPVNHVILGKLQDVFNLLPNLGVPDEDEMAELDPQMLTNASSTLQKALAVKTNDELMVIYVSNLVRAIIAFDNLIENKIQNAKTQLKNKPDTESEKPEVDGKDEKTTADDIASAP, encoded by the coding sequence ATGTCAATGAAAGGTTCCCAGATTAAAGGTGGCAAACTAACCATCAAACTCGGGACATTCGAGTACAATAGCCCAGGAGGATCTCAAGCACACAACAGGGCCAGTGGAATCATGTCTCTCAATCACGACAGTGTCACAGTCGCGCCGTTAGTCCTACTATCGGTTTTGGACCATTACCGCCGTATAAATACGCCTCAAGGCAAAAGATGTGTTGGTGTTATTCTGGGTGAcagcagctcttccacGGTGAGGGTGACGAACTCGTTTGCCCTGCCATTcgaggaagacgaaaagAACCCTGATGTGTGGTTCTTGGACCACAACTACATAGAGAGCATGAACGAAATGTGCAAGAAGATCAACGCCAAAGAGAAACTGGTGGGTTGGTACCACAGTGGACCTAAGCTAAAGTCTGCGGATCTCAAAATAAACGACGTGTTCAAGAAATacaccagcagcaaccCGCTGTTACTGATTGTGGATGTGAAACAGGAGAGCGTGGGGCTTCCCACGACCGCATACATGGCTGTGGAGCAGGTAAAGGACGACGGCACTTCCACAGAAAAGACGTTTCTGCACTTGCCCTCGTCCATCGAGGCGGAAGAGGCAGAAGAGATTGGTGTTGAGCACCTGTTGCGGGACGTGCGCGACCAGGCCGCCGGAGGCCTCTCTATCAAACTGACCAACCAGCTGAAGTCGCTGCAGGGCCTTCAAACAAAGCTCAGCGGCATTGCAAGCTACCTCACTAAGGTCAGTGAAGGACAGCTCCCCGTCAACCACGTTATTCTAGGCAAGCTCCAGGACGTGTTTAACTTGTTGCCAAACCTCGGGGTACCggacgaagacgaaatgGCTGAACTGGATCCCCAGATGCTCACCAACGCATCCAGCACTCTCCAAAAAGCCCTTGCCGTCAAGACGAACGACGAGCTCATGGTGATTTATGTAAGCAATCTCGTCAGAGCTATCATTGCCTTCGACAACCTGATCGAGAACAAGATCCAAAATGCGAAAACACAGCTCAAGAATAAGCCAGATACTGAAAGCGAAAAGCCCGAAGTCGATGGCAAAGACGAGAAAACTACTGCTGACGACATAGCATCAGCACCTTAG
- the GPN2 gene encoding GTPase GPN2 (highly similar to uniprot|Q08726 Saccharomyces cerevisiae YOR262W Protein required for cell viability), whose translation MPFGQIVIGPPGSGKSTYCHGCLQFFNAIGRHAQVVNMDPANDMLPYPCAVDIRDFITLEEIMAEQQLGPNGGLMYALESVDKSVDLFVLQVKSLVQDERAYVIFDCPGQVELFTHHSALFRIFKRLEKELDLRLCVVNLIDCIYVTSPSQYVSILLLALRSMLMMDLPHINVLSKIDMLKSYGPLPMRLDYYTEAQELEYLQPFVEQESSSVLGKKYSRLTETIGEMVSDFNLVSFEVLCVDDKQSMISLQSVVDKANGYIFGASEVGGDTVWAESTRQGASMVTYDAQERWIDNKEAYDKQEREAREQLLREQKLQEKEVDVDADGEWEQALKDWEEQRGLNYVK comes from the coding sequence ATGCCATTTGGACAAATTGTAATTGGACCTCCAGGGTCAGGAAAATCGACTTACTGTCACGGCTGCCTCCAGTTCTTCAACGCTATTGGACGGCATGCTCAGGTGGTGAATATGGATCCTGCGAATGATATGCTTCCGTACCCCTGTGCAGTGGACATTCGAGACTTCATTACGCTAGAGGAAATCATGGCTGAGCAGCAGCTAGGGCCAAATGGCGGGCTAATGTACGCTCTCGAGTCAGTGGATAAGTCGGTAGACCTATTTGTGCTACAGGTTAAGTCGCTTGTGCAGGACGAGCGGGCGTACGTAATTTTCGACTGCCCCGGGCAGGTAGAGCTTTTTACCCACCACTCTGCACTGTTTAGGATTTTCAAGCGGCTAGAGAAGGAGCTGGACCTGCGCTTGTGCGTGGTCAACTTAATCGACTGCATATACGTGACATCGCCCTCGCAATACGTGTCGATTCTGTTGCTGGCGCTGAGGTCGATGCTAATGATGGATTTGCCACATATCAACGTGCTGTCCAAGATCGATATGCTTAAGTCGTATGGTCCACTGCCCATGCGTCTCGACTATTACACTGAGGCTCAGGAGCTAGAGTACCTGCAGCCCTTTGTAGAACAGGAAAGTTCTAGCGTTCTCGGCAAAAAATACAGCCGTCTTACAGAAACTATCGGCGAAATGGTGTCGGACTTCAACCTTGTGTCCTTCGAGGTGCTCTGTGTGGATGACAAGCAGAGCATGATTTCGTTGCAGAGCGTTGTGGACAAGGCTAACGGTTATATCTTTGGCGCCTCGGAAGTTGGAGGAGATACTGTATGGGCTGAATCAACCAGACAGGGTGCATCAATGGTCACCTACGATGCTCAAGAACGTTGGATCGACAACAAAGAGGCCTACGATAAACAGGAGCGCGAGGCTCGCGAACAACTCCTCCGGGAGCAGAAAttacaagaaaaggagGTTGATGTCGATGCAGACGGTGAATGGGAAcaggctttgaaagattgGGAAGAGCAGCGTGGACTGAACTACGTCAAGTAA
- the DSE3 gene encoding Dse3p (weakly similar to uniprot|Q08729 Saccharomyces cerevisiae YOR264W DSE3 Daughter cell-specific protein may help establish daughter fate): MPRKFLGQRLSAGTDFVRPASLNLTELDLDEIPDVPQGTSLDNRELGSYPAEDVRCRRLSRPFGGTLRLKKRLSSVPELLLRDLGRLEQKTGVKLAQNSNTTSERPARRSAPPCSAPRWTKDQRGKNLVTAAKRRPTSSTSNHQSYVPSPLAGPPSMGRGQTLETFPVTAVQIQFTPERPSHNRQKSDGELLFEEIIKAYANAPEREGPEPLALKAEMQSSLGKHFVHDSASRTFGQVKKQPLGFFGTVVKEEELSGIEGPKHTRRLSPPSLPVALDATLPGVEYSGSSSSDPSSSGEEFSDLGSILESLKASPRGARSSDEEENYFSADDLLSSPTKVNLPTARSARCSLRQVRTSQVTPVVLDFDELVSASEDEGEGSDAISQLQEELDDLGIMDTSSSIYDS; this comes from the coding sequence ATGCCGAGGAAATTCTTGGGCCAAAGACTGAGCGCCGGCACTGACTTTGTGAGGCCTGCGTCTCTGAACTTGACAGAACTCGATCTTGATGAGATCCCAGACGTACCGCAGGGGACTTCGCTCGACAACCGTGAACTCGGTAGCTATCCAGCTGAGGATGTGAGATGCCGACGGCTCTCTCGTCCTTTTGGAGGAACCCTGAGACTCAAAAAAAGGCTCAGTTCCGTGCCAGAGCTGCTACTTCGCGATCTTGGAAGACTAGAGCAGAAAACAGGCGTCAAGCTAGCTCAGAACTCAAACACAACATCAGAAAGACCAGCTAGGAGGAGCGCTCCTCCATGTTCGGCACCACGGTGGACAAAAGACCAACGCGGCAAGAATCTAGTTACGGCTGCCAAGAGGAGACCAACATCATCGACTTCAAATCACCAGTCATACGTGCCGTCGCCTCTTGCCGGCCCACCATCTATGGGGCGAGGTCAGACACTCGAGACGTTTCCAGTAACTGCAGTGCAGATTCAGTTCACACCAGAACGACCTTCGCATAATCGCCAAAAATCAGATGGAGAGCTTTTGTTCGAGGAAATTATAAAAGCATATGCCAATGCGCCCGAAAGAGAGGGCCCGGAGCCCTTGGCGCTCAAGGCAGAGATGCAGAGCTCTTTAGGGAAGCATTTTGTACATGACAGCGCTTCAAGGACCTTCGGACAGGTTAAAAAGCAGCCCTTGGGGTTCTTTGGCACAGTGgtgaaggaagaagagctgagCGGTATCGAGGGGCCAAAGCATACACGAAGGCTCAGTCCGCCATCCCTGCCAGTTGCGCTTGACGCAACCCTTCCTGGCGTCGAATACTCCGGCTCGAGCTCCTCCGATCCCTCAAGCTCGGGCGAAGAGTTCTCAGATCTTGGCAGCATAttagaaagcttgaaggcTAGCCCGCGAGGAGCTCGCTCgagcgacgaagaagaaaactacTTTTCAGCTGACGATCTCCTGTCGAGCCCAACGAAGGTCAACCTTCCCACTGCGCGTAGCGCCAGATGCTCGCTTCGGCAAGTCCGCACTAGTCAGGTCACTCCGGTAGTGCtcgattttgatgagcttgtttcGGCCTCAGAAGACGAAGGTGAAGGTAGCGACGCTATCTCTCAATTAcaagaagagctcgatGACCTGGGGATCATGGACACTTCCAGTAGCATTTATGATTCATGA